One Candidatus Hydrogenedens sp. genomic window, GCGGTTGCATATTGGTTTGTGAAAATAGACCAAGTAGTATTCAAAAAAGAGAAATAGATGTTACCTGTATGGAAACAACGGTAATATTAAAAACGGTCAACTTAACTAAAAAATATTCGGGGCTAACCCCCGATAGAATACATGCGGTGAAAGACCTCACATTAGAAATAAAAAAGGGAGAAGTCTTTGGGTTTTTAGGTCGTAATGGAGCAGGGAAAACCACAACAATAAAAATGATATGTGGCTTGTTATTACCTACTTCTGGAGAGGTTTATATAAATAATGTTGAGGCAACAAACCCAGAGGCAAGACGCACCTTAGGTTATTTGCCTGAACAACCTTATTTTTATGAGTATTTGACACCACGGGAAACAATCGATTTTTATGGCAGATTAAAAGGGATGACATCTAAAGAAAGACATGAGGAATGGTTACGACTTGAAGAACTTCTGCAGTTAAAAACAATTTCTGATATACGATTAAAGAATTTTTCAAAAGGAATGAGACAAAAGATTGGATTTGCTATTGCTTTAGTTGGAAACCCTGATTTGTTAATATTAGATGAACCTATGAGCGGACTGGACCCTGTTGGTAGAAAGCATATCCGTGAACTTATACAACAACAAAGGGAGTTTGGTAAAACTATCTTTTTTAGCTCTCATGTATTGAGTGATGTAGAACAATTATGTGATAGGGTAGGTGTTTTATCCCGAGGAAAACTTGTTGCATCAGGTAATATTAGAGATGTATTACAACAAGAAATTAGGAAGGTCGAAGTTGTCTTTAAAAGTGCACCTACACACGTGATAAGTGAATTAGAATATCAAGGGATACTTCTTAGAAAGTGGGAAGATTATACACATTTTCAATTTGAGAATTTACAAATAGCAAATGACGCTGTTTTTAAGTGTATATCTGCTGGAGGACATTTAGTAGAGTTATCGCCACAGAAGGAAACACTGGAAGATTTCTTTATTCGTATGCAAATAAAAGAAGAACAACAAGAGAAGAGAAAAGAAATATATTATTCACGGGTCGAGGAATAAACGGTGAGAAGGATATTAGCGGTTGCATTAAATACGTTCAGAGAGTCCGTTCGTGACAAAGTATTATATGTTTTACTATTCTTCGCTCTGGTAATTATTGTTGGCTCAAAGGCAATAGGCTGGATTAGTATTGGACAAGATATTAAAATCATTAAAGACCTTTCACTTGCAGGTATATCTGTATTTGGTGCATTAATTGCTATTTTTGTTGGAACCAGTCTCGTTTATAAGGAGATTGACAAAAGGACAATTTATACCATCATTGCTCAACCCATTCACCGTTATGAGTTTGTCATTGGTAAATATATGGGATTATCAATTTTAATTGCGAATGTAGTGATTATTATGAGTTTAATATCTGCTGGTTATGTCTGGATTTTGGGAGGGGATATAAATTATTGGTATTTTATAGCCTCATTTTTAGTTCTTATGAAGTTACTATTAGTCACATCACTTGCTGTTCTCTTTTCGACATTAAGTTCACCTATTTTAGGGGCTATTATGGTTTTTTGTTTCTATGTTTTTGGACATGCCACTGGTGTCCTTATTGATTTACCAAAAATGTTTGAAGGGAGCTGGACAAAACCACTATTAGAAGGGTTGTACTATATCCTTCCAAACTTTGCTAACTTTGATATTCGGTCTGAAGTTGTCAATGGTGTGCCAATTTCATTTGCTTATGTTTTATATGTGGTTGTTTATGGAATACTCTATACTTTATTTTTCATATATCTTGCAATTTTAATGTTCCAGAAAAAAGATGTTTAATTTTTCGCAAAAAAAAAGAAAAGGACTTCATTTCTTCTTTCTTATTGTAGTACTTATTTTTGTTGTGTTATTACAGTATAAAATAAGTACTATTCAACGCACTTCATCTAAAGAGTTACTCTACCTCCCCAATGAAAAATTATTACGGTATTTTACGGCGGGATTAGACACGATTGTAGCCGATTTGTTATGGATACATTGCCTACTTTATGTAGGTTCTGAAATCCACGGTGATTATAAATTTGAGTGGTTGGAAAAAATGTTAAATGCAGTTGTTCAGTTAGATCCATATTTTAGGGAGGTGTATCGTTTCGGCAGTATATTTTTATCGTCATTACGGGCGGACTCTGATGCTGCACTTAATTTACTACATCGTGGAATATATTACAGACCAGAAACATGGGATTTACCGTACGAAGCAGGTATGATTTATCTGTTAAATAGGGCAAATCAACCAAACTCGAAGAAACTCGCAGGTTATTATTTTGCAATGAGTGCCGCTACAGGTAAAGCTCCCCAATTTATCGTTGATTTAGCAGAAAAATTAAATTATGAGCATGATTTGATAGAAATAGAAAGAGATATGTGGTCTAAACTATTAAATAGTGAGGATAAATTGCTACGAGATTTAGCAGAACGAAAAATGATACAAGTGGAGATAAAACAAATATGTAGAGAACTAACAAAACGGTTGAAACAGTATGTCTCTCAGTATAATAAATTCCCTGAAGGGTTAGAGGAACTTGGTCTCGCAAAAGAGTCGATTATAGACCCATTAGGTGGAAAGTTTTTTATAACGAAATCAGGAAAGGTTGAAAATACAACTATTTTGGATGAACAATTAGAAAGGAACAGGCATCTAATTGAAAATGGGATAAAAACTTTTTATGAGCGTTTTGGAAGGTATCCATTTACATTGCAGGAATTAATTGAAAAACATGTTATGACCTTTATCCCTGAACAACCGTATGAAAACCGAGAATGGGATTACAATCCTAATATAGGTACCCTTAGTTGGCGACAAGTGAATAACTGAATAAATCTATGTTATTCCAAAATGCCTTCAGTAGATATAACACTATCTTTTAGGTTTGTATTTGAAGGGATAGAGACATTATTTAGGATAACGCATTTATCAAGGTTGCAATTATCTCCAATTTCAACATTATCCCCCAACACAGAATAAACAATGGAACAATTTTCGCCTACTTTGCAGTTTTTACCCTGAATCATATTCTTACCCTGTCTTGTTAGTTCAAGATGGCAACAAGTTATTAAGTCTTTGATATAAGTCAGATTTACATCCCATTCTACAATAGGTAATGCTTTTACAGAATACCCTAAGTCAATCAAGATTTGAATTGAATCTGTAAGTTCATACTCGTCTCTTAAGGCAGTTCGAGGTGTTCTATGAATTCCTTCAAATATTCGCTCATCAAATAGATAAATTCCACAGCCTTTAATTTTTGTTTGGGGATATTTAGGTTTTTCAATAACCCGTGTTACATAACCTTCAGAATTGATTTGCACACTGAAATTTTTTCGAATGACTTCAAAATTTTGTTCTTCCTTGGTTGCTAAGATGCAAGCACAGGCTTCTTTTTTCATAATTTCACACATTTGGCTTAATTGAGGAGCGTGGAAGAAAATATCACCTAATATCAGTAAAAAAGGACTTGAAATATAAGGTTCCAACTGTCCTACTGCATGTGCCAATCCTAATCTCTTTTCCTGCTCCACATACCGAATATTTACTCCCCATTCACCACCATCGCCAATTGTTTGAATAATACGGTAACCTAAATGCCCAATAAGAATAATAATATCTGTAATTCCTATTTGTTTAAGCGCTTCAATTTGGTAAGCAATCAAAGGTTTATTTGCAATAGGTACAATTGGTTTTGGATTTTGTTGCCCGAAAGAACCTAACCTTGCTCCATGTCCTGCAGCTAATATAACTCCTTGATACATGAAAATGTCCTCTTTTTGTTTGAAAAATTAATATATATGTGAACCTAATGGTAAAACACGTATTAACTCTTCTAATGTTGTGATACCTTTCCTTGCTTTCTTTAAACCGTCTTCAGCCATTGTTTCCATTCCTAACGAAACTGCGAGTGTATGTAATTGTGACACAGTAGGATGCTTTAAAATCAACTCTTCAATTGCAGAGGTTACATACAATAGTTCACCGATACATGCTCTACCTCGATAACCTATATACTGGCATAAGGAACACCCTTTGCTTCTGTAAAAGGTTTCTTTGGTGTTTTTTAAGTCAAAAAAAGAATAAACAGATGGATGTGGATTATAAGTTTCAATGCAGTCAGGGCAATTAATACGAACTAATCGTTGTGCCAAACTTGCAATAACGGAAGATGCCACCAAATATGATTCAATGCCCATATCTATTAATCGTATAAAAACACCTGCAGATGTTCCACTATGAATGGTACTTATGACGAGATGTCCTGTTAAGCCTGCCTGAATGGCAATTCTTGCTGTTTCATAGTCTCGAATTTCACCAACCATAATAACTTCAGGGTCTTGTCTTAAAATAGAACGAAGTGCATTTGCAAATGTAAAGTCGACATGAGGATTAATTTGAATTTGAGAGATTTTATCCATCGAATACTCAACAGGGTCTTCAATAGTGACAATATTAGGTAAGTTTCGAGGAGCATTAATCATCTCCTGAATTAAGGCATATATCGTTGTTGTTTTGCCACTACTGCTTGGACCTGTGAGCAAAATAGTTCCTTGGTTTCTGCGAATAATTTCTTTTAATTTTTGTTCAACATTGGGTTGAAACCCAAGTACATCAAGATGAAATAACTCCTGGGTTTCTCCCAAAACGCGGATAACTACTTTTTCACCTTTTATTGTAGGTATTACAGAGACTCGCAGAGGATATTTACAAGAAGTTTTTGTTGGGTCTATCCTTCCATCTTGCGGTATATCTTTTCTGTAGATGACAAGGTCTGCTAATACCTTAATTCTTGCAACTAATTTTCCATGATATTCTTTTGGAATTAAGGCTACTTGGTGTAATATACCGTCAATGCGATAGCGTAAAGCAGTATGTTCTGTCCATGGTTCTAAATGAATATCACTCGAAATATGATAAGCCCCTTGTGTAATTATGAAGTCGATTAGATCCGCAATTGTAGTTTCGTCACTCTCTTCTAACACAGTAGAAATATATCCTTGAATATCTGATAAAGGAACAATTTGTTTAGGTAATTTTTTATCTTTTGATTTTGACATACAAATAACATCCTTTTTTGGTATAATATAACAAAGTTTATTATTTTAACGGTAATAAAGTTTGGGCTAATAATAAAAATGGATTATTATCCGACAATAGATGAACTTGTATATCTTTTTGCATTTGTATCACTTCTTTTGTTAGTGGGAAAATTTATTAAAATAATATTTGTGCAGAAGAGAGAGAGTCCAAAAATATCTATTATTGTTGTTCTATGGTTGACCCTTTTAATTGTGTATATGTTATTTTCAGGGTATATGTATTTAAGAGCAGAACCATCACATCGAATTACTATTCTCGGATGGTGTTTACTTTTTTGGATTATCCCATTGTTTTACTATTCCTTTTTATTTCTTAATGCTGTGTCCAGTCGCATAATGGAACAAATAAGTCCTGTTGGTGCTAAAATTGAAGACCCATCTCCATTTGCATCAGCAAGAAAATTAGCATTATTAGGTGATATTGATGGAGCCATAGAATTATATCGAAGTTATAAAACGCATCAAATAGAGGCTCTTTTTGAGGCTTTTCGGCTGTTAAAATCGAAAGGTAGATATGAAGATGCTTTTAATATCCTTCAAGAAATTATTGATAAGTATCCCGACAGGTCGGATGCTTGGGTTGAAGCCAAATATTATCAAGCAAAAATTAAGGCGAATATATATCAGCAGTTTTCAGAAGCAATTCAAATATATAAGCAAATACTGAAGAAAAGAACCAAAACGCCATTTCATTCTATTGCGGTTAATGAAATTGCTCGATTACAGGCAATACAAAAAACATCAGGAGTTGTTGAAGAGTCTGTGAAATCTGACATAGAAGAAACTCAGCCTGAAGAAAAATTAGAGCAAGTAGAAGAAACTCATTTGGGGAGAATGTCAAAAGATGGGAAGAAAAGATATTTACTTGCTATTGAAGATACTCTCTTTGGAACCTATGTTCCCCCAGACCCATTTTACAAGGGAAAAGATGATAATAAAGATAAAT contains:
- a CDS encoding ABC transporter permease subunit; translated protein: MRRILAVALNTFRESVRDKVLYVLLFFALVIIVGSKAIGWISIGQDIKIIKDLSLAGISVFGALIAIFVGTSLVYKEIDKRTIYTIIAQPIHRYEFVIGKYMGLSILIANVVIIMSLISAGYVWILGGDINYWYFIASFLVLMKLLLVTSLAVLFSTLSSPILGAIMVFCFYVFGHATGVLIDLPKMFEGSWTKPLLEGLYYILPNFANFDIRSEVVNGVPISFAYVLYVVVYGILYTLFFIYLAILMFQKKDV
- a CDS encoding GspE/PulE family protein, with protein sequence MSKSKDKKLPKQIVPLSDIQGYISTVLEESDETTIADLIDFIITQGAYHISSDIHLEPWTEHTALRYRIDGILHQVALIPKEYHGKLVARIKVLADLVIYRKDIPQDGRIDPTKTSCKYPLRVSVIPTIKGEKVVIRVLGETQELFHLDVLGFQPNVEQKLKEIIRRNQGTILLTGPSSSGKTTTIYALIQEMINAPRNLPNIVTIEDPVEYSMDKISQIQINPHVDFTFANALRSILRQDPEVIMVGEIRDYETARIAIQAGLTGHLVISTIHSGTSAGVFIRLIDMGIESYLVASSVIASLAQRLVRINCPDCIETYNPHPSVYSFFDLKNTKETFYRSKGCSLCQYIGYRGRACIGELLYVTSAIEELILKHPTVSQLHTLAVSLGMETMAEDGLKKARKGITTLEELIRVLPLGSHIY
- a CDS encoding ABC transporter ATP-binding protein, which encodes METTVILKTVNLTKKYSGLTPDRIHAVKDLTLEIKKGEVFGFLGRNGAGKTTTIKMICGLLLPTSGEVYINNVEATNPEARRTLGYLPEQPYFYEYLTPRETIDFYGRLKGMTSKERHEEWLRLEELLQLKTISDIRLKNFSKGMRQKIGFAIALVGNPDLLILDEPMSGLDPVGRKHIRELIQQQREFGKTIFFSSHVLSDVEQLCDRVGVLSRGKLVASGNIRDVLQQEIRKVEVVFKSAPTHVISELEYQGILLRKWEDYTHFQFENLQIANDAVFKCISAGGHLVELSPQKETLEDFFIRMQIKEEQQEKRKEIYYSRVEE
- a CDS encoding sugar phosphate nucleotidyltransferase; amino-acid sequence: MYQGVILAAGHGARLGSFGQQNPKPIVPIANKPLIAYQIEALKQIGITDIIILIGHLGYRIIQTIGDGGEWGVNIRYVEQEKRLGLAHAVGQLEPYISSPFLLILGDIFFHAPQLSQMCEIMKKEACACILATKEEQNFEVIRKNFSVQINSEGYVTRVIEKPKYPQTKIKGCGIYLFDERIFEGIHRTPRTALRDEYELTDSIQILIDLGYSVKALPIVEWDVNLTYIKDLITCCHLELTRQGKNMIQGKNCKVGENCSIVYSVLGDNVEIGDNCNLDKCVILNNVSIPSNTNLKDSVISTEGILE